From the Acidilutibacter cellobiosedens genome, one window contains:
- the hydF gene encoding [FeFe] hydrogenase H-cluster maturation GTPase HydF codes for MYSENTMNSTPNSNRITISIYGKRNAGKSSLLNALAEQEISIVSNVAGTTTDPVKKAMELIPIGPVLFIDTAGIDDEGELGALRMKKSIETARRTDIALYVMDITDIDEDSLNSMVHNFNKYSIPYILVMNKIDEVSEEYLNKVKDKYKNAIFTSSTKKINVNMLKDELVRRIQSVEEDQPIIGNLLPYNGDAVLVVPIDKEAPKGRLILPQVQVIRDLLDYGIKTHVVRNTELESTIKELKNIDLVITDSQAFKEVAEIVPREIKLTSFSILFARQKGDLEEFIKGVNAISGLPDNANILIAENCTHNTFHDDIGRVKIPKLLTKVTKKNFKYTYKTGYNFTEELKEYSLVIHCGGCMVNRKEIQSRIKICRDNNIPITNYGILLAYLNGILDRSIEIFDLK; via the coding sequence ATGTATAGTGAAAACACTATGAATTCCACACCAAATTCCAACAGAATTACCATATCAATATATGGGAAAAGAAATGCAGGTAAATCTTCCCTTTTAAATGCCTTAGCAGAACAGGAAATATCTATTGTAAGCAATGTAGCCGGAACTACTACAGATCCTGTAAAAAAAGCTATGGAGTTAATACCCATAGGCCCGGTACTGTTCATCGATACGGCCGGAATTGATGATGAGGGAGAACTTGGTGCTTTGAGGATGAAAAAAAGTATAGAAACTGCAAGAAGAACCGACATAGCACTATATGTAATGGATATAACAGATATAGATGAAGATTCATTAAATTCTATGGTCCACAATTTCAACAAATATAGTATTCCATATATTCTCGTTATGAACAAAATAGATGAAGTCAGTGAAGAATATTTAAATAAAGTAAAAGATAAATATAAAAATGCTATATTCACTTCATCAACAAAAAAAATAAACGTGAATATGCTCAAAGATGAATTAGTCAGAAGAATACAATCTGTTGAAGAGGATCAGCCTATTATAGGAAATCTCCTTCCTTATAATGGGGATGCCGTCTTAGTTGTTCCCATAGATAAAGAGGCCCCCAAGGGAAGACTTATATTGCCTCAGGTTCAGGTAATAAGAGATCTCCTCGACTACGGAATCAAAACTCACGTAGTAAGAAATACCGAGCTTGAAAGTACCATAAAGGAATTGAAAAATATAGATTTGGTAATCACAGATTCCCAAGCTTTTAAGGAAGTAGCCGAAATAGTTCCGAGGGAAATAAAATTGACATCCTTTTCGATACTCTTTGCAAGGCAAAAGGGAGATTTGGAGGAATTTATAAAGGGTGTAAATGCAATTTCCGGTCTTCCCGATAATGCAAATATACTTATTGCCGAAAACTGTACTCATAATACCTTCCACGATGATATAGGAAGAGTTAAAATACCAAAGCTGTTAACGAAAGTAACTAAGAAAAATTTTAAATACACTTATAAAACAGGATATAATTTTACAGAAGAGTTGAAGGAGTACAGCCTTGTAATCCACTGCGGAGGATGTATGGTAAACAGAAAGGAAATTCAAAGCAGAATAAAAATATGCAGAGACAATAATATTCCTATTACGAATTATGGTATACTCCTTGCTTATTTAAACGGCATATTAGACAGATCTATAGAAATATTTGATTTAAAATAG
- a CDS encoding ATP-dependent Clp protease proteolytic subunit has translation MENAQDVQSNMDKFLMDKLLKSRSVFISGEISQELAQKVCSQLLILQELGDEPIKLFINSQGGHVESGDTIHDIIQFIKPKVYIIGTGWVASAGITIFLASEKQYRLSLPNTRYLIHQPMGGASGTSTDIEIEANEIVRVRSRINKLISDATGQPLEKVNKDTDRNYWMSAEEAIDYGIVGKIITRSDELLNK, from the coding sequence ATGGAAAATGCTCAGGATGTACAAAGCAATATGGACAAATTCTTAATGGACAAATTATTAAAGTCCCGTTCTGTGTTTATAAGCGGCGAAATAAGTCAGGAACTTGCACAGAAAGTATGCTCACAGTTGTTAATTTTGCAGGAATTAGGGGATGAGCCGATAAAGCTGTTTATTAACAGCCAGGGAGGCCATGTTGAATCAGGTGATACTATTCATGATATTATTCAGTTTATAAAACCGAAAGTATATATTATCGGTACAGGCTGGGTCGCAAGTGCAGGCATAACCATTTTTCTTGCATCCGAGAAACAATACCGTCTTTCATTACCTAATACAAGATATTTGATTCATCAACCTATGGGCGGAGCAAGCGGCACAAGTACAGATATAGAGATTGAAGCAAATGAAATTGTACGTGTCCGCAGTCGTATAAATAAATTGATAAGCGATGCTACGGGTCAACCCCTTGAAAAGGTAAATAAAGATACGGACAGAAATTATTGGATGAGCGCTGAAGAAGCTATAGATTATGGTATCGTCGGTAAGATTATCACACGAAGTGATGAACTGTTAAATAAATAA
- a CDS encoding GntR family transcriptional regulator has product MNIYKTLKDYVYEYISEEIRNNNIKPREKINESNICQTLNVSRTPVREALIELASDGILERHPRRGFIVKEVPLEKIREIYKILGVLEGLAGRLSVDNLTEKDIINMEKIVEEIDEAIQNESFEDYYKLQMKFHSIFISASENSELIRIIDTLKKSLIKQEYNIKGSDKEVNNILKETNSQHKKIIELFKNRDKEGIDNYLRNIHWNLSYAKFDSVWD; this is encoded by the coding sequence ATGAATATCTACAAAACATTAAAGGATTATGTTTATGAATATATATCCGAAGAAATAAGAAACAACAATATAAAACCGCGGGAAAAAATCAACGAAAGCAATATATGCCAGACCTTAAATGTAAGCAGAACTCCTGTAAGAGAGGCATTAATAGAATTAGCGAGCGATGGGATATTGGAAAGACATCCGAGAAGGGGTTTTATAGTGAAGGAAGTCCCTTTGGAGAAGATAAGAGAAATATATAAAATCTTAGGAGTGCTGGAAGGATTGGCGGGAAGACTTTCCGTAGATAATTTAACCGAAAAGGATATTATTAATATGGAGAAAATAGTTGAAGAAATAGACGAGGCCATTCAAAATGAAAGTTTCGAGGATTATTATAAACTACAGATGAAATTTCATTCAATATTTATATCAGCCTCAGAAAATTCTGAATTAATAAGGATTATAGATACTCTCAAAAAAAGCTTAATAAAGCAGGAGTATAATATTAAAGGTTCAGATAAAGAAGTAAATAATATTTTAAAGGAAACAAACAGTCAGCACAAAAAAATTATTGAATTATTTAAGAATAGGGATAAAGAAGGGATTGATAACTACTTAAGAAACATTCACTGGAATTTATCATATGCGAAATTTGATTCTGTTTGGGATTAA